In the Caenorhabditis elegans chromosome X genome, one interval contains:
- the nrde-3 gene encoding Nuclear RNAi defective-3 protein (Confirmed by transcript evidence): MDLLDKVMGEMGSKPGSTAKKPATSASSTPRTNVWGTAKKPSSQQQPPKPLFTTPGSQQGSLGGRIPKREHTDRTGPDPKRKPLGGLSVPDSFNNFGTFRVQMNAWNLDISKMDERISRIMFRATLVHTDGRRFELSLGVSAFSGDVNRQQRRQAQCLLFRAWFKRNPELFKGMTDPAIAAYDAAETIYVGCSFFDVELTEHVCHLTEADFSPQEWKIVSLISRRSGSTFEIRIKTNPPIYTRGPNALTLENRSELTRIIEAITDQCLHNEKFLLYSSGTFPTKGGDIASPDEVTLIKSGFVKTTKIVDRDGVPDAIMTVDTTKSPFYKDTSLLKFFTAKMDQLTNSGGGPRGHNGGRERRDGGGNSRKYDDRRSPRDGEIDYDERTVSHYQRQFQDERISDGMLNTLKQSLKGLDCQPIHLKDSKANRSIMIDEIHTGTADSVTFEQKLPDGEMKLTSITEYYLQRYNYRLKFPHLPLVTSKRAKCYDFYPMELMSILPGQRIKQSHMTVDIQSYMTGKMSSLPDQHIKQSKLVLTEYLKLGDQPANRQMDAFRVSLKSIQPIVTNAHWLSPPDMKFANNQLYSLNPTRGVRFQTNGKFVMPARVKSVTIINYDKEFNRNVDMFAEGLAKHCSEQGMKFDSRPNSWKKVNLGSSDRRGTKVEIEEAIRNGVTIVFGIIAEKRPDMHDILKYFEEKLGQQTIQISSETADKFMRDHGGKQTIDNVIRKLNPKCGGTNFLIDVPESVGHRVVCNNSAEMRAKLYAKTQFIGFEMSHTGARTRFDIQKVMFDGDPTVVGVAYSLKHSAQLGGFSYFQESRLHKLTNLQEKMQICLNAYEQSSSYLPETVVVYRVGSGEGDYPQIVNEVNEMKLAARKKKHGYNPKFLVICTQRNSHIRVFPEHINERGKSMEQNVKSGTCVDVPGASHGYEEFILCCQTPLIGTVKPTKYTIIVNDCRWSKNEIMNVTYHLAFAHQVSYAPPAIPNVSYAAQNLAKRGHNNYKTHTKLVDMNDYSYRIKEKHEEIISSEEVDDILMRDFIETVSNDLNAMTINGRNFWA; the protein is encoded by the exons ATGGATCTCCTAGACAAAGTAATGGGTGAGATGGGCTCTAAGCCAGGCTCAACTGCCAAAAAACCAGCCACATCTGCGTCATCCACACCACGTACAAATGTTTGGGGCACTGCAAAAAAGCCATCCAGCCAACAGCAGCCACCGAAGCCACTTTTCACTACTCCGGGCTCACAGCAAGGATCTCTTGGAGGTCGGATTCCAAAAAGAGAGCATACCGATCGCACAGGTCCCGATCCAAAACGAAAGCCACTGGGAGGAT tgTCGGTGCCGGATTCATTCAATAATTTTGGTACGTTTCGGGTACAAATGAATGCTTGGAATTTAGATATTTCTAAAATGGACGAGAGAATTAGCAGAATAATGTTTCGTGCCACATTGGTTCACACGGATGGACGTCGCTTTGAACTTTCTCTTGGCGTTTCGGCATTCTCCGGAGA CGTCAACCGTCAACAAAGACGTCAAGCTCAATGCCTGCTCTTCCGGGCATGGTTCAAACGAAATCCTGAGCTGTTCAAAGGTATGACTGATCCGGCAATCGCTGCATACGACGCTGCGGAAACTATCTATGTGGGATGTAGCTTCTTTGACGTCGAGTTGACCGAGCACGTATGCCATCTGACAGAAGCTGACTTTTCGCCACAAGAATGGAAAATCGTTTCTCTCATCTCACGTCGGAGTGGGTCGACATTTGAAATTCGCATCAAGACAAATCCACCA atctACACGCGTGGACCAAACGCTTTGACATTGGAGAACCGTTCTGAGCTAACACGTATCATTGAAGCTATAACAGACCAATGTCTTCACAATGAGAAGTTTTTGCTCTATTCGTCGGGAACTTTCCCCACGAAGGGGGGCGATATTGCCAGTCCCGACGAGGTTACTCTGATTAAGTCAGGATTCGTGAAGACTACAAAAATTGTGGATCGGGACGGTGTACCAGATGCAATTATGACCGTTGACACAACAAAATCGCCATTCTACAAAGATACGTCTctcctcaaatttttcactgccAAAATGGATCAACTTACAAATAGTGGTGGAGGACCCAGAGGCCACAATGGTGGCAGAGAGCGTCGCGATGGCGGCGGGAACAGTAGAAAATACGATGATAGACGCTCACCGCGTGATGGTGAAATTGATTATGACGAGAGAACTGTCTCACATTATCAAAGACAGTTTCAAGACGAACGCATTTCGGATGGTATGCTGAACACTCTCAAGCAGTCTCTCAAAGGATTGGATTGTCAGCCGATTCATCTTAAAGACTCGAAAGCCAATCGTTCAATCATGATAGACGAAATTCACACCGGAACAGCAGATAG TGTcacatttgaacaaaaacttcCCGACGGAGAGATGAAGCTCACTTCCATCACAGAGTATTATTTACAACGGTACAACTATCGTCTCAAATTCCCACATCTTCCGTTGGTGACTTCAAAACGGGCGAAATGTTACGATTTCTATCCTATGGAACTCATGTCCATTCTTCCTGGCCAGAGAATCAAACAGTCACATATGACTGTTGATATT cAATCTTATATGACTGGAAAAATGAGCAGCCTGCCTGATCAGCACATCAAACAGTCGAAATTGGTTTTGACGGAATATTTAAAACTTGGTGACCAGCCTGCAAATCGCCAAATGGATGCTTTCCGTGTGTCGCTCAAAAGCATCCAGCCAATTGTCACGAATGCCCATTGGCTCTCCCCACCAGACATGAAGTTCGCAAACAATCAGCTGTACAGTCTAAATCCAACCCGTGGTGTGCGTTTCCAGACTAATGGCAAGTTTGTCATGCCAGCCAGAGTAAAGTCGGTGACGATTATCAACTACGACAAGGAATTTAATAGAAACGTCGA TATGTTTGCCGAAGGGCTTGCCAAGCATTGCTCCGAACAAGGAATGAAGTTTGATAGCCGCCCGAACAgctggaaaaaagttaatcTCGGCTCATCAGACCGACGAGGTACAAAAGTGGAGATAGAAGAAGCCATTCGAAACGGCGTTACGATTGTGTTTGGAATTATTGCCGAAAAACGACCAGATATGcatg ACATTCTCAAATACTTTGAGGAGAAGCTTGGACAGCAAAccattcaaatttcttctgaAACCGCGGACAAATTCATGCGTGACCATGGTGGAAAACAAACCATTGACAATGTCATCAGAAAATTGAACCCCAAGTGTGGAGGAACTAACTTCCTAATTGACGTGCCCGAGTCGGTTGGCCATCGAGTCGTTTGCAACAATTCTGCTGAAATGAGAGCAAAACTGTACGCAAAGACGCAATTTATCGGATTCGAGATGTCGCATACAGGCGCTAGGACCAGATTCGACATTCAGAAAGTTATGTTTGACGGAGATCCAACTGTCGTCGGAGTTGCGTACTCTCTCAAACACAGTGCTCAGCTTGGAGGGTTTTCATATTTCCAGGAAAGTCGTTTGCACAAGCTCAc AAATCTTCAAGAGAAGATGCAAATTTGCTTGAATGCTTACGAGCAATCGAGCTCGTATCTTCCTGAGACAGTTGTTGTCTATCGTGTCGGAAGTGGTGAAGGAGATTATCCGCAAATTGTCAACGAGGTTAACGAGATGAAGCTGGCTGCAAGAAAGAAGAAGCATGGTTACAATCCCAAGTTTCTCGTTATTTGCACACAACGCAACTCTCACATCCGAGTATTCCCTGAACACATTAATGAACGTGGAAAGTCCATGGAGCAAAATGTAAAATCCGGCACTTGCGTCGATGTGCCAGGAGCCTCTCACGGATACGAGGAGTTCATTCTTTGTTGCCAAACACCTCTGATT GGAACAGTAAAACCAACAAAGTATACTATCATTGTCAACGATTGTCGTTGGAGCAAGAATGAGATCATGAATGTCACCTACCACTTGGCGTTTGCCCACCAGGTCTCTTATGCACCACCAGCTATCCCCAACGTGAGCTATGCTGCTCAAAATCTTGCTAAACGTGGTCACAACAACTACAAAACACACAC AAAGCTTGTGGACATGAACGACTACTCTTATCGAATCAAGGAAAAACATGAGGAAATCATTTCGTCAGAGGAAGTTGACGATATTCTGATGCGCGATTTCATTGAGACAGTTTCCAACGATCTAAATGCAATGACCATCAACGGACGCAACTTTTGGGCataa